A genomic segment from Phragmites australis chromosome 6, lpPhrAust1.1, whole genome shotgun sequence encodes:
- the LOC133922664 gene encoding uncharacterized protein LOC133922664: MEEYSNRRSKTEIGFLRRGSRIPWRNRSPEETTNHNSDGPGSSVRLNYMKTGTADNHERPRYLHDPFKSSSSKAMPASSSKFPLGKFEEKRRQSMFVGVDIAESSGRRKPEVKHLEGSKKIVAEDDISDAPQTETEDFATEESQLLAPDPLVSLSAGSSGISVHRVESFARSASLSSRTHKQKDKEVKLGTPGACSSSFPNRPTIPCNSAIGVKPSYGHVSRVQRHGLKNIASASVPDVQPSGCPSDSVHNRRFEAMRKRASDGESSSRSRSLSGPSNLGHSPTYLRDTGSQIRTRDLSLSQQIIRSSSRNSQDLAVSVRTRRSSPQDTRFRVSEEREDGMLSLHDSSTRNQQSDQSHFSFTEISPESSIRPFSVELPHELYSSSRHGSNTQTARRRSGSLFEESPPQISHGPLRERGSQRRMTMEGIAEVLQALERIEQEAELTYEQLMVLETNLFLGAFATLDQHRDMRMDIDNMSYEELLALEERIGSVSTALSEEQFVKCLRRDRYRPGAAAGNKSIVDDIKCSICQEDYMDGEEVGRLPCEHQYHVCCIHQWLRQKNWCPVCKASAVPSMK, encoded by the exons ATGGAGGAATATTCAAATAGGAGATCCAAAACAGAAATTGGATTTCTCAGAAGGGGTTCCAGAATCCCTTGGAGAAATCGAAGCCCCGAAGAGACGACCAATCACAACAGTGATGGACCGGGAAGCAGTGTGAGACTCAATTATATGAAAACCGGGACAGCTGATAATCATGAGAGACCAAGATATTTACATGACCCGTTTAAATCATCAAGCTCAAAAGCTATGCCTGCAAGCTCTTCCAAGTTTCCACTTGGAAAGTTTGAAGAAAAGCGAAGGCAGTCAATGTTCGTAGGTGTTGACATTGCTGAAAGTAGTGGTAGAAGAAAGCCTGAGGTCAAGCATCTGGAGGGTAGCAAGAAAATTGTTGCAGAGGATGATATTTCAGACGCTCCGCAAACTGAGACAGAAGATTTTGCTACTGAAGAAAGTCAACTGTTAGCACCTGATCCCCTAGTTTCGCTTTCTGCTGGTTCTTCAGGTATTTCTGTACATAGAGTTGAGTCTTTCGCCAGGAGTGCTTCACTAAGTTCTAGGACACATAAACAAAAGGATAAAGAAGTGAAATTGGGTACTCCAGGAGCCTGCTCGTCGTCTTTTCCTAATCGCCCTACTATACCTTGTAATTCTGCCATTGGTGTGAAGCCATCTTATGGTCATGTTAGTAGAGTACAGAGGCATGGTCTTAAAAACATTGCTTCTGCTTCAGTACCTGATGTTCAGCCGTCAGGTTGCCCATCAGATTCTGTTCATAATAGAAGGTTCGAGGCTATGAGAAAGAGGGCTTCTGATGGGGAAAGCTCTTCCAGATCAAGGAGCTTAAGTGGACCATCCAATTTAGGTCATTCACCTACATATCTTCGCGACACTGGTTCTCAAATTAGAACGAGGGACCTATCACTTTCTCAACAAATAATACGAAGCAGCAGCAGAAatagtcaggatttggcagttTCAGTAAGGACTAGACGATCTTCTCCTCAGGATACTAGGTTCAGGGTGTCTGAGGAAAGAGAGGATGGCATGCTTTCTCTGCATGACTCATCCACAAGGAATCAACAATCAGATCAGTCACACTTTTCTTTCACAGAAATCTCTCCAGAGAGCTCAATAAGACCATTCTCAGTGGAATTGCCTCATGAACTTTACTCATCTAGTCGTCATGGCTCAAATACTCAGACTGCAAGGAGAAGATCAGGTTCTCTTTTTGAAGAAAGTCCTCCGCAAATTTCTCATGGTCCCTTGAGGGAGAGAGGTAGTCAAAGACGCATGACCATGGAAGGAATTGCAGAG GTTTTACAAGCGCTGGAGAGGATTGAACAAGAAGCAGAGCTGACTTATGAG caaTTGATGGTGCTGGAAACTAATTTATTCCTTGGTGCTTTTGCCACCCTTGATCAGCATAGAGACATGCGGATGGATATTGACAATATGTCATATGAG GAGTTATTGGCATTAGAAGAGAGAATAGGATCTGTAAGCACTGCCCTTTCTGAAGAGCAATTCGTGAAATGCCTCAGAAGAGATAGATATAGACCAGGTGCTGCTGCAGGAAACAAATCAATCGTAGATGACATCAAATGCAGCATATGCCAG GAGGATTA
- the LOC133922665 gene encoding uncharacterized protein LOC133922665 produces the protein MEAAGKARVVVVGGGAAGSLLAKTMQGQADVVLLDPKEYLEIPWAELRSMVEPSSAERSLIYHKDYLTDATIVTSSAVNITEHAVLTADGQSLAYDYLIIATGHALTSPGSRAERIKEFQRDNGKIESSESVLIIGGGPTGVELAGEIAVDYPEKKVTLIHRGPRLLEFIGNKASKKCLDWLASKKVDVLLQQSIDLGSLSDTEKLYKTSGGETITADCHFVCIGKPLSSSWLHDTILNESLDSKGRVMVEKDLRVKGHNNIFAIGDITDIPEIKQGYLAQKHALLVAKNLNLLIKGSPNSKLATYNTGYPLALVSLGRNEGLAQLPFLTLSGCLPGMIKSRDLFISKTRKQMGLNS, from the exons AtggaggcggcggggaaggcgagggtggtggtggtcggcggcggcgccgccggctCCCTCCTCGCCAAGACGATGCAGGGCCAGGCCGACGTCGTCCTCCTCGATCC GAAAGAGTACCTGGAGATCCCCTGGGCTGAACTGAGATCGATGGTTGAACCATCTTCTGCTGAGAGATCTTTGATCTATCACAAAGACTACCTCACCGATGCAACTATTGTGACATCTTCTGCAGTCAATATCACTGAACATGCTGTTCTGACTGCTGACGGCCAATCTCTTGCATATGATTATCTCATCATAGCGACTGGACATGCTTTGACTTCTCCTGGCAGCAGAGCTGAGAGGATAAAAGAATTCCAAAGAG ATAATGGCAAGATAGAATCATCAGAATCTGTGTTGATAATTGGGGGTGGTCCAACTGGTGTTGAACTTGCTGGAGAGATCGCGGTAGACTACCCGGAGAAGAAGGTGACCCTTATCCATAGAGGACCACGATTACTTGAATTCATTGGAAATAAGGCTTCCAAAAAGTGTCTTGATTGGCTGGCTTCAAAGAAAGTAGATGTGCTTCTGCAGCAATCAATTGACTTAGGTTCATTATCAGACACAGAAAAGTTGTACAAAACCTCAGGTGGAGAAACAATAACAGCTGATTGCCACTTTGTATGTATCGGTAAGCCACTTAGTTCGTCATGGCTACACGATACCATCCTAAACGAATCTTTGGACAGCAAGGGGAGAGTAATGGTGGAAAAGGATCTAAGGGTGAAAGGTCATAACAACATTTTTGCAATTGGTGACATCACTGATATTCCT GAAATTAAACAAGGGTACCTCGCCCAGAAGCATGCATTGCTAGTGGCAAAGAACCTGAATTTACTGATCAAGGGTTCACCTAACAGCAAATTGGCAACTTATAACACCGGTTATCCATTGGCACTTGTCTCTCTTGGAAGGAACGAAGGGTTGGCTCAGTTGCCGTTCCTGACACTCAGTGGTTGTCTACCAGGCATGATCAAATCCAGAGATCTATTTATCAGTAAGACGAGGAAGCAGATGGGCCTAAATTCCTGA
- the LOC133923258 gene encoding uncharacterized protein LOC133923258, which yields MATPSRSLPRSASGSADAQSPFSSNPAHHPVSTPITPAAASSSFGCMAATPTDSPPATPKEKPKPAPSAAAYYASLWSPRRLMQRAARAFHSSRSRRMRKDAGEEPTSVTSKVSDAPSVVSSLEAELAVDANGGGAANVQEEHHHLEVVPEKIIHEANHQAPPVMKEVEEECVKTAPAEEKDTAAIEEEEPKKGAAPAPKAVAVADGVADKFMIVVKEAIKKHVEHAADQDEKEEAMRTFQGSRVKTAMEARPESEQPRRREVARSNDVIEEARSKLLEKRQFGRVRALVGAFETVMDAKHDAAAPPPQVGLNQSTTKTHAPCFVCRTLP from the coding sequence ATGGCCACACCGTCGCGGTCGCTGCCGCGGAGCGCGAGCGGCAGCGCCGATGCGCAGTCGCCGTTCAGCTCCAACCCCGCCCACCACCCCGTCTCCACGCCCATCACTCCCGCCGCCGCTTCGTCGTCCTTCGGATGCATGGCGGCCACGCCTACCGACTCGCCGCCGGCCACCCCCAAGGAGAAGCCCAAACCGGcgccgtcggcggcggcgtACTACGCGTCGCTGTGGTCTCCAAGGAGGCTCATGCAGCGGGCCGCCCGCGCCTTCCACAGCAGCAGGTCGCGCCGCATGAGGAAGGACGCCGGCGAAGAACCGACCTCGGTCACCAGCAAGGTCTCCGACGCGCCGAGCGTGGTGTCGTCCTTGGAAGCAGAGCTCGCCGTCGATGCCAATGGTGGCGGCGCAGCCAATGTGCAGGAGGAGCACCACCACCTTGAGGTTGTCCCGGAGAAGATCATACACGAGGCGAACCATCAGGCGCCGCCAGTCatgaaggaggtggaggaggagtgTGTGAAGACGGCGCCGGCAGAGGAGAAGGATACCGCCGCcattgaggaggaggagcccaaGAAAggagcggcgccggcgccgaaggCCGTCGCGGTCGCCGACGGCGTGGCGGACAAGTTCATGATAGTGGTGAAGGAGGCGATCAAAAAGCACGTGGAGCACGCGGCGGATCAGGACGAGAAGGAGGAGGCGATGAGGACGTTCCAGGGGAGCCGGGTGAAGACGGCGATGGAGGCGCGGCCGGAGTCGGAGCAGCCGCGGCGCCGGGAGGTGGCGCGGAGCAACGACGTGATCGAGGAGGCGCGCAGCAAGCTGCTGGAgaaacggcagttcggcagggtcAGGGCTCTCGTCGGCGCGTTCGAGACCGTCATGGACGCCAAGCATGACGCCGCAGCACCACCACCGCAAGTCGGCCTAAACCAatccacaacaaaaacacatgctcCCTGTTTCGTGTGTCGTACTTTGCCTTAA